The genome window CGACTTAGACAACAAAAGTACTTGAATAACATAGTAGAACAAGATCATCGCTTTATAAAGAAACGAATCCGTTCTACGCTAGGGTTCAAATGCTTTGACACAGCTACATCCATTCTTTCTGGAGTAGAAGCTATGCATAGGATTAAAAAAGAACAGATTGATTTACGGGACCAGTCTGTCCAAAATCAGAAAGAATTCATCCATCAATTGTTTGAACTTGTAGCATAAAATACAATTCTGTTAGGAATATATGCGTTTTACTGGTTTTCATTTTATCTTTGCACCAGAACCAGGTTGTTTAACTTGAGAGCAAAATCTGTAATAATCACTCCTATCATTTCAATAATGTATATTTAAAAATATCGACATTCTCACCTTGTTCATCTAGAACTGTTTCAATGCGTTCCCAATCTCTTTTTTCATAGTAAGCTGAAGCATTTTTTGTCTTTAAAAATACTTTCGTATAACCTATTTTTTTCATATGTTTTAGCAAGTCTTTGATTAAATAAAACCCTATCTTTTGACTTCGATATGAAGGCTCAACATATAAAGATGCCAACCAAGGTTTATATTGAGGTCTTTCTTTCCAATCGTTTTCAAATACTGATACTGTCCCTACACATTGACCATCTACATTCGCTATAAAAGTGATTGGAAATATATCTGCGTATGTTTCCTTAAAAAAATCGACAACTTCTTCATATGTTTTTTTACTACTAGTTGGTATAACAAATTCTTTATAAACCATTTTAGCAACATCTTCTATATGCTCTGGCCGATTTACTAATAAATCAATGTCCATAAATACCTCTCCTTTTTTTAATTATTACTATTGTCTTTGTGTTAAATATCAAATTACCGAATATTCTATATAATCATTATAAACGATATATAAAAAAACGACACTAAGTCTCTTAGTATCCATTTTATTTTAAACAACTTTATTATTCGTGAACAAAAACAAAAAAGTGAACTTAATTATCATAAATAAATTTGGCGAGAAAAATTTCGTTTTTGGGGTACTTCAAAATCTTAAGTTGATGGGCATGGGGTATTCTCACCTATTTCAGATAAATTGTTTAGAATTGCATCATAATTTGTCATTGAACAGTCCATGTAGGTTCTATGTCTTTATCAAATGTTTTTTGCACCAGAGCCCTTCTTTTCTTAAATGAGGGAAACCGTATAGTTATTAAGTTACGGTGAAAATTCTTCCAAAAAGGAAGCAATCCATTAAATGCCTATGTACAACTTAATAAAGATGAAATTTCCATTCTAGGAACACTTTAAAATTTTAGATTGATTGACAGGTACATGTACCTCATGTATGCAAAATTGCATAGTATTCAATATTGATAATAATTCTCGTTGTAACTATAATAGTTTCAGTAAGTGATATTTAAATTCACTTGTCAAATTTCATAAAATATTAAAGGAGGAACTAGAGTTATGAAAAAAGTCATTTTAGCAGGAGCATTAGGAATCGCAGTACTTTCAGGTATGAATTTACCAGGGGGAGAAGCAACAAAAGCTAGTGCAGCAACTATGGATTTAGAAATTCAAGAGGTTACAAAATATTATTCTATGAGTTCGTATGAAGTGTCTCAAAAGGAATCTTTTAACCTTAAAAAGGGTGAAGAACTTACGGTCTTTGTAACAAATTCAGGATTCCCAATTTCTTATACAGTCTTTGATGCAGACAATCAAGTAATTGGTACATACAATGCTAATTCACCTTATGGACGCGTATTTAAAGCAACAAAAGATGGTAATATTTCTGTACAATTCCAAGCAGGAGCGAATTCTTCATTCATGAAGAAAATGAATTTTACAGCTAAATTTTCTCTTTCTAAATTTAATTAACAGTAAAAACCTATTTATACTCTATAAACACTAAAATAAAACAGGAGTGTGAATCATACTTTCACACTCCTTTCCTACCCATTTGTTCATACACATACATTTGCTCTTAGTGAATTTTATATTGACCAGATAATTGCTCTTGTGCCATACGAATTAAACGTTTCGTAATTTCTCCGCCTACTGAACCATTTGCTCGTGCTGTTGAATCCGGCCCAAGTGTAACGCCAAATTCTTTTGCAATTTCATATTTCATTTGCTCAATAGCGCTTGCTGCAGCTGCTATCAAAATTTCGTTTGAATTATTATTTTCTCGAATTTGCATTTCTTACACACCTCCATTGATTTTGGTAATATCATGCTCTACTTCCAGTAAAATATGCAAAAAAATATTATTTTAGTTGTATAGCTAATTTATATTTACTTTCATTCCTACATTTAAAATCAAATAGATTTCTTTAATAGCAATTTATAGAATGTGGACTTCTATCAACTTACTCCTAACTATTTTAATTTAATTTTCATTCTCTTCATATTAAACCTATCTCTTATTTAAGTATAAAACCTTTATATTTCAAGAAAAATTGGTCTTCTATCGCTTTAAGTAATTGCATATATGTAATAAAAAACGCATAAGGGAGATTGAAATATGGTAATTTCAAGACAAGATTCATGGACTAATGATAACGATTTACTTCTGGCAACAATAGTACTTCAGAATATTCATAACGGTGGAACACAGTTAGCTGCATTTAAAGAGGTAGCTAAACAATTAGCGAGGACACCTGCTGCTTGTGGATTTCGTTGGAACTCATATGTCCGAAAACAATACGAAGACGAAATACAACATGCTAAACAACATCGAAAAGCGAAAGAATACAAATTCTCTTATAAAAAAGAAAAAGAATTAACTCCTTCACCTATTACATTAGATGACGTCATTACCTTTTTGCGAAATTATAAAGAACATAACGATATGAAAGATTTACGAAAAAAAATTATAGATTTAACAAATGAGCGGGATTCACTTCTGCAGCGTTTAACTGTATACGAAGACGAATACCGCTCATTACTAACTTATATAGACAAAACAAGAAATATTATTGTAGGCGATGAAAAGGAAAAAACACATTCTTAAAATAACAACAGTAAAGTGAGGTTTTATTCCATCTACTCTTTATAAAAAATGCAAAAAGATAAAGGTAATAATATCTTTATCTTTTTCATTTCTAATAAAGTGCACATAGATTATATATGTGCACTTCCCATATTTCTTTATTAATAAAAATTAGGCCTTAATCTAAGTTACATCTTTTCTAGTATTTCTTGTCTTTCACACCATTTTGTTAACTTTTCTAAAGCTTTTTTAGATAACCGTTTTGTTTTATAATTACAAAATCTAGACAATGTAGATGGCGAAATACTCACTTCATCTGCTATTTCACGAATGCTTACATTTTTCTCATTATGCACTTTCAATATTTGGTCACGAATTCTCTTCTCTCTTTGTTCGACTGATTCTACAACCTTCCTAACTTTTTCAACAACTGCCACTACAGGTAGTTGTTCTTGAGGTTCCTCTATAATTTTATTTCCTATTCCTATTACCCTATCCATTGACTGTAGCATTTCTTCAGGCGGTAAAATAGTTATTCCTAGGTTAGAATAATAATTTTTGAACCAATTCCTCTTCCCAATTTGTTGTTCATCCAGAGCTTCACTATACTCCCAATGAGAAATTACTTTTTCTTTTTCTAAATCCATTAATACATTCTCTAATTGTTCTCTAATACGATTAGGTTTCCATTCTTTTTGGATATCCATTACTGATAATAATCCCTTGTCTCCTCCTATAGAATATGGCTTTTTCAATGATGAATACATTTGTCTAATTCTCCATTGCCACGTTAAATATCGAATTAATCTTTTATGATATTTATGTCTATAGCTATTGTATTCAAGTGCTTTTTTAGACAATAAAGCCGTTGTATTATTTGATCCATATAAATAATTGGTTAAGAAGCTGCCTGGCTTAATGCGACAAGATTCTATACCCATGTATTCATTTGTAACACTATGTCTCCACAATACAACCGAATCTAATACAAATAACCTTTTAATAACCTCACGTTTTAATTCTAATCGTTCTCCTTCATCATCACGATCATTTAATACTACAACCTCGTTATCATCATTTAGATAAATAAATATACTTGCCAAAGCTGCAATTCTCTTTGCTATTTTAATTTTATCTTCAGCTCGATAATATTCTTTATTTTTGACGACTGTCTTTGGAATGTTGCACATCTCTAAAACTTGCTCATAAGAAAAATCAATGAACTCGTCTGGAGATTTTGCTTGGTTTATCCACTGTATGGTAATTGCATCTAAACAATCTGCCGTTAAATCATCCATATTACTCATTACATCATCAACAAGTGTATTCCATCGAGCAGCTTCTTCATTATTTGTAAGTCTTAGATCCTCATCTTTATGTGAAGAAAGTTGAGCAACACCATTAGAAGACTTCGTTTCAATAGGGTATTGTAAAACTTTTCTTTTTTCATCTTCTTCAAATTGATTCTTTGCAATTCCATCTCTTAGTTTATAATACACAGCAGAATTATTTACTTCGTAATAATCCTCCTGGTTCACTGTATTTATTTTATTTGTATTTTTATCGGTTTCTAAAACTATAAAATTTGAAGAAACTACATCCTGAAATTCTTTTTCTATACATCCTTTAATTTCCTCATATATTTCTTCCTTATATAAATCAATATTTGCATAAATTTGTACTAATGTAATTCCGGACTCTTGCTTTTTCTCTAACCACGATACTAATGCAGTAAATGAAGGTGAAGCGTAAGATGAGGTTAGTACCTTATTATTATTGTTTTCAACATCTTTAAAGTATGCATTCCACTTACTCCATAAAGGTTCATTCGTTTTATAAATTGGCTCAGAGATTAACAATGCATCTCGGAACATTTGCAATAAGTTATCCACTTTATATTCCTCCCTAAACCATGGATCACAACAAAGTAGTTTTCATAATAGAAATCTGTACTACTATTATATTTAATCTATTGTAACAGATAATCAAAAGGTTTTGCTGTTTCCTCACCCTATTTCATTTAACTTGTACTTCTTTTCCGTTTTACTTTACCTTAAATTTTTTTACTTGCATTCCTTTGCTCTTTCTTTCTCCTACTCCTCTCTACCTGTATTCCTTTGCTCTTTCTTCTCCTTAACCCTCTCCAACTTGCAACATGTTTGCTCTTTCTTTTCCCTATTCTTCTTTACTCTCCAACTTGCAACATGTTTGCTCTTTCTTTTTCCTATTCTTCTTTACTTACATTCCTTTTGCGCTTGCCTCTCCTTTACTCTCCAACTTGCAACATGTTTGCCCTTTCTTTTCCCTATTCCTCTTTACTTGCATTCCTTTTGCGCTTTTCTCTCCTTAACCCTCTCCAACTTGCAACATGTTTGCCCTTTCTTTTCCCTATTCCTCTTTACTTGCATTCCTTTTGCGCTTTTCTCTCCTTAACCCTCTCCAACTTGCAACATGTTTGCTCTTTCTTTTCCCTATTCCTCTTTACTTGTATTCCTTTTGCGCTTTTCTCTCCTTAACTCTCTCCAACTTGCAACATGTTTGCCCTTTCTTTTCCCTATTCCTCTTTACTTGCATTCCTTTTGCGCTTTTCTCTCCTTAACCCTCTCCAACTTGCAACATGTTTGCTCTTTCTTTTCCCTATTCTTCTTTACTTACATTCCTTTTGCGCTTGCCTCCCCTTTACTCTCCAACTTGCAACATGTTTGCTCTTTCTTTTCCCTATTCTTCTTTACTTACATTCCTTTTGCGCTTGCCTCTCCTTTACTCTCCAACTTGCAACATGTTTGCGGTATCCTTACCCTAACTTTTTTGTCATTTTCACTCGAACCCCTTATATACCAAGGGGTTCGATGTTTTTTACTTATTCATATACATATAATTCAACTTGCAACACGTTTGCGGTATCCTTACCCTTATTTTTTGTATAAGATGCAACACTGTTTGCGGTATCCTTACCCTATTGCAATTCATAAAACGCTAATAAACCCTATCATATCAACGATAATCGATATAATTTATGGTTAATAAGCGTACTTCTTAACTTGCAACACGTTTGCGGTATCCTTACCCTAACTTTTCTTTCGCTTTCACTCAAATCCCTTATATATCAAGGGATTTTTTGTTTTTTCACTTATTCATATACATATAATTCAACTTGCAACACGTTTGCGGTATCCTTAACACAAAAAAAATTAATAGAATTCTCCAATCCCTTGATACACTTGGTTTTAGAGGCTGTTGCAAGTTTCAATTTTTCCCCTTAAAGGAGCATCTTTCATCATTTTTCGATTTGCTATAATCAAAATTGGTATATTTTATAGTAATTTGGCATATATTTCTGGATTTGCAGATCGGAGGTGAAAAAGATGGGGAAATCATTTATTATACGAAATCAGCGTAGCTTAAATGGAGAAACGACAAACGCTGTTTTAATAACATTAAAATCTTGGCAGAAGTTTGTTGAAGCATTTGAGGAGAAATTCTACAGCTATAAAGATACATATTTAGAAAATATTCTGCAGCACATGACATACGAAGAACGTATTGCGGATGTAGAAGGATTTGTCGAACAAGCAAAACCATCTTTTTCACGTCGCACAATGTCTGCACTTGTAGAGAAAACAGGAAGAAAACATAAATTATATGGCATTACGAATGCTGATCTTGAAGTGTTCTTATATCTACATAAAAAATGCTTTACAAATGGCGTCATTCCAAATGTAACAATACATATGATGTGGGAAGATTACAAGCAATATAAAGAAGAATTTGCTTATATCCAACACTCTCAATTCTATATCGCTTTAAAGAAATTAAGCATACATAACATTATCTCCATTGAAAATGGCGTAGATGGCCGTTATACAATCAAACTCACTCATTTTATGAATGAAGAAACTGAAAAGGCAAATCCTTACGTATATATTAGTCCTGTTGTATTTACAAAGGCGTTCTTTAAGTTATCTGTAGCAGCTAAGAAGCTATTCTTAGACATCGCTATGCAACAACATACAGAAATGACTTTAAAACGTTCTTTGGACAAGCAGGACGAAAGAGGCAACAAAACTCACTTTGGTGGGATGTATCGTTTCTTACATAAAAAATATCCGCATCAAATTCGTGCGGTTATCGAAGAATTAACAACTGCATTACCATGTACGGGTAATCCCCTATTCAAAATTTGCAAAATGCAAAAAGG of Bacillus clarus contains these proteins:
- a CDS encoding GNAT family N-acetyltransferase codes for the protein MDIDLLVNRPEHIEDVAKMVYKEFVIPTSSKKTYEEVVDFFKETYADIFPITFIANVDGQCVGTVSVFENDWKERPQYKPWLASLYVEPSYRSQKIGFYLIKDLLKHMKKIGYTKVFLKTKNASAYYEKRDWERIETVLDEQGENVDIFKYTLLK
- a CDS encoding RsfA family transcriptional regulator, which encodes MVISRQDSWTNDNDLLLATIVLQNIHNGGTQLAAFKEVAKQLARTPAACGFRWNSYVRKQYEDEIQHAKQHRKAKEYKFSYKKEKELTPSPITLDDVITFLRNYKEHNDMKDLRKKIIDLTNERDSLLQRLTVYEDEYRSLLTYIDKTRNIIVGDEKEKTHS
- a CDS encoding alpha/beta-type small acid-soluble spore protein; translated protein: MQIRENNNSNEILIAAAASAIEQMKYEIAKEFGVTLGPDSTARANGSVGGEITKRLIRMAQEQLSGQYKIH
- a CDS encoding helix-turn-helix domain-containing protein, with the translated sequence MDNLLQMFRDALLISEPIYKTNEPLWSKWNAYFKDVENNNNKVLTSSYASPSFTALVSWLEKKQESGITLVQIYANIDLYKEEIYEEIKGCIEKEFQDVVSSNFIVLETDKNTNKINTVNQEDYYEVNNSAVYYKLRDGIAKNQFEEDEKRKVLQYPIETKSSNGVAQLSSHKDEDLRLTNNEEAARWNTLVDDVMSNMDDLTADCLDAITIQWINQAKSPDEFIDFSYEQVLEMCNIPKTVVKNKEYYRAEDKIKIAKRIAALASIFIYLNDDNEVVVLNDRDDEGERLELKREVIKRLFVLDSVVLWRHSVTNEYMGIESCRIKPGSFLTNYLYGSNNTTALLSKKALEYNSYRHKYHKRLIRYLTWQWRIRQMYSSLKKPYSIGGDKGLLSVMDIQKEWKPNRIREQLENVLMDLEKEKVISHWEYSEALDEQQIGKRNWFKNYYSNLGITILPPEEMLQSMDRVIGIGNKIIEEPQEQLPVVAVVEKVRKVVESVEQREKRIRDQILKVHNEKNVSIREIADEVSISPSTLSRFCNYKTKRLSKKALEKLTKWCERQEILEKM